The Phycisphaerales bacterium AB-hyl4 genome has a window encoding:
- a CDS encoding AEC family transporter: MDAWLTMISAVLAIFGIAALGLMTRRLNWLTEKADNTLLRLVVNLLMPCLILDVILGNERLLSPSDFALPPIVGFLSIVLGFAVAAGAAHFLRWLPGMQTRAQRRTFVLCVGIYNYGYIPIPLATALFDDGLAVVGVLFVHNMGVEIALWTVGILVISGNLGRDWWKRLFNPPLLAILAAIVLNLLGLYVYVPAFIHQVLHMLGAAAIPLAVLLTGAIIADHLGQASFRHGVGMMTSACLLRLGLLPIMFIAAAAMFSGSSELQRVIVLEAAMPAAVFPIIMARHYGGDPATAIRVVIATSFASLLTMPLWLQGGLHWLGVG, translated from the coding sequence ATGGACGCATGGCTTACAATGATCTCGGCGGTGCTGGCGATCTTCGGCATCGCCGCCCTGGGCCTCATGACCAGGCGGTTGAACTGGCTGACGGAGAAAGCCGACAACACGCTCCTGCGGCTGGTGGTCAACCTGCTGATGCCTTGCCTGATCCTTGATGTGATCCTCGGCAACGAACGGCTGCTTTCGCCGTCGGATTTCGCCCTGCCGCCGATTGTCGGTTTTTTGTCGATCGTGCTCGGCTTCGCGGTCGCTGCGGGTGCCGCGCATTTTCTTCGCTGGCTGCCGGGCATGCAGACCCGTGCCCAACGCCGAACGTTCGTGCTATGCGTCGGTATCTACAACTACGGCTACATTCCCATCCCGCTGGCGACCGCGCTATTTGACGACGGTCTGGCGGTGGTCGGCGTGCTGTTTGTCCATAACATGGGCGTCGAAATCGCCCTGTGGACTGTCGGCATTCTTGTCATCAGCGGCAACCTCGGCCGAGACTGGTGGAAGCGCCTGTTCAACCCGCCGCTGCTGGCGATCCTCGCGGCGATCGTGTTGAACCTGCTCGGCCTCTACGTCTACGTGCCCGCATTCATCCATCAGGTTCTGCACATGCTCGGCGCTGCCGCGATCCCGCTGGCGGTGCTGCTGACCGGCGCGATTATCGCGGACCATCTCGGCCAGGCCAGCTTTCGCCACGGCGTCGGCATGATGACCAGCGCGTGCTTGCTTCGACTCGGCCTGTTGCCAATCATGTTCATCGCCGCCGCCGCGATGTTTTCCGGCTCAAGCGAGCTGCAACGTGTGATCGTGCTCGAAGCCGCCATGCCCGCCGCCGTCTTTCCCATCATCATGGCGCGACACTACGGCGGCGACCCGGCGACCGCCATTCGCGTCGTCATCGCCACATCCTTCGCGAGCCTGCTGACCATGCCGCTCTGGCTGCAAGGCGGGCTGCATTGGCTGGGTGTGGGATAG
- a CDS encoding NAD-dependent epimerase/dehydratase family protein has protein sequence MAHAFVTETEPRVQPADKRRRVLVTGAAGRIGSYFAEHSHARYDLTLIDQPGTDLATLASYGRTAEADIGNLEQLKQHFQGIDTVVHLAAGPSPSEVWETVLKTNIVGTYNVFVAAKAADCRRVVFASSIHAVSAYPVDVQVKPDDPVNPGDLYGVSKCFGEAMARFMATQHGLSAIAIRIGGFQPLESARDPDKIGMMNAFVSRRDLNQLIQCCIDNESLRFAIAHGLSKNVFNQMDISETREMLGYEPQDDFSEENPRLQSLHLRENVQPHSEQGHDQPSGIREQL, from the coding sequence ATGGCCCACGCCTTCGTGACTGAGACCGAGCCGCGTGTTCAGCCAGCTGACAAACGTCGGCGGGTGCTCGTGACCGGTGCCGCAGGGCGTATCGGGTCCTACTTCGCCGAGCACTCGCACGCCCGCTACGACCTGACCTTGATCGATCAGCCTGGTACGGACCTTGCCACCCTCGCGTCGTATGGACGAACGGCGGAAGCGGACATCGGCAACCTCGAACAACTCAAGCAACACTTCCAGGGCATTGACACGGTTGTTCATCTCGCCGCCGGCCCGAGTCCTTCCGAAGTGTGGGAGACCGTGCTGAAGACGAACATCGTCGGCACGTATAACGTCTTCGTCGCTGCCAAGGCCGCCGACTGTCGACGCGTGGTCTTTGCGTCATCCATCCACGCGGTCTCCGCCTACCCGGTGGATGTGCAGGTTAAGCCGGACGACCCGGTGAATCCCGGCGACCTCTACGGCGTATCCAAATGCTTCGGCGAAGCCATGGCTCGCTTCATGGCGACACAGCATGGCCTCTCCGCGATCGCGATCCGCATCGGCGGGTTTCAGCCCTTGGAATCCGCTCGCGATCCCGACAAGATCGGCATGATGAACGCCTTCGTCTCTCGACGCGATCTCAACCAGCTTATCCAATGCTGCATTGACAACGAATCGCTGCGCTTTGCGATTGCGCACGGCCTATCGAAAAACGTCTTCAACCAAATGGATATCTCCGAAACCCGCGAGATGCTCGGCTACGAACCGCAAGACGACTTCAGCGAAGAAAACCCACGCCTCCAGTCGCTTCACCTCAGAGAAAACGTGCAACCGCATAGCGAGCAAGGCCATGATCAGCCGTCAGGCATCCGCGAACAGCTATAA
- a CDS encoding molybdenum cofactor biosynthesis protein MoaE: MMQVTVELIEGPLSGEGRWGGELPSDVGAVIRFEGVVRRMEAGQRLSALAYEQYPPMTERELHRLASEVGEAHGLLAIRVTHSYGKVPVGAVSFRLEIASAHRAEGIKAMDVFIDRLKREVPLWKVAVWEGEVSSS; encoded by the coding sequence ATGATGCAGGTGACCGTTGAGTTGATTGAAGGCCCGTTGTCTGGAGAGGGGCGCTGGGGGGGTGAACTGCCCAGCGATGTCGGCGCGGTGATTCGGTTTGAGGGCGTGGTGCGGCGGATGGAGGCGGGGCAGCGGTTGTCGGCGTTGGCGTATGAACAGTATCCGCCGATGACGGAGCGGGAGTTGCATCGGCTGGCGAGCGAGGTTGGCGAAGCGCATGGACTGCTGGCAATTCGGGTGACGCACAGCTATGGCAAGGTTCCGGTCGGGGCGGTGTCGTTTCGATTGGAGATCGCATCAGCGCATCGCGCGGAGGGGATCAAGGCGATGGATGTGTTTATCGACCGCCTGAAGCGCGAAGTGCCGTTGTGGAAGGTGGCGGTGTGGGAAGGGGAAGTTTCGAGTTCGTAG
- a CDS encoding carboxymuconolactone decarboxylase family protein, with the protein MSEMNRDALPDAAGELPGKLPKTFKEFVRKFPELGEAHQRVGQAVERLGPMDAKACSLVKIGISLGAGLESALRSHVRRAMQAGATEQEVEQAILLGMNTVGFPRTVAAWSWAQVQFERDRSERTDREASDDAGDR; encoded by the coding sequence ATGAGCGAGATGAATCGAGATGCGTTGCCGGACGCGGCGGGCGAACTCCCGGGCAAGCTGCCGAAGACGTTCAAAGAGTTTGTGCGAAAGTTCCCCGAACTGGGCGAGGCGCATCAGCGTGTGGGGCAGGCGGTGGAACGGCTCGGACCGATGGACGCAAAGGCGTGCTCGCTGGTGAAGATCGGCATCAGCCTGGGAGCGGGGCTGGAGTCGGCGTTGCGTTCGCATGTGCGTCGGGCGATGCAGGCGGGCGCGACGGAGCAGGAAGTCGAACAGGCGATCCTGCTGGGGATGAACACGGTGGGCTTTCCGCGAACGGTGGCGGCGTGGAGTTGGGCGCAGGTGCAGTTCGAACGCGACCGATCGGAGCGGACGGATCGAGAGGCGAGTGATGATGCAGGTGACCGTTGA
- a CDS encoding RNA polymerase sigma factor, giving the protein MNFPGLEERPSCLSTDQGRGKQHVTDTDLLEAIRQGDADALDEVFNRYRKVVYAICLRVLGNEAEAENVLVDVFTELWRRPERVGVKSKTVSSYLLKLARERATEQMRDPSTCEPEAAVDEPRDGDVADGNSLKSPEASWIVERRRQARRAMAMLPPGQRVAVQYAFFDGLSHHEIAARLDLPVSIVKTRVHLGLARFRDEMIDRCASQPIAGVAPHQSKLVPSVAG; this is encoded by the coding sequence ATGAATTTCCCCGGTCTGGAAGAGCGTCCTTCATGTTTGTCGACCGATCAAGGTCGTGGCAAACAGCATGTCACAGATACGGATCTGCTTGAAGCGATTCGCCAAGGTGACGCGGACGCGCTTGATGAGGTATTCAATCGCTATCGAAAAGTGGTTTACGCGATCTGCTTGCGCGTTTTGGGAAACGAGGCTGAGGCCGAAAACGTTTTGGTGGATGTTTTCACGGAGTTGTGGCGTCGGCCGGAACGCGTCGGTGTCAAGTCCAAGACCGTGTCGAGTTATCTTCTGAAGCTGGCACGAGAGCGAGCGACCGAGCAGATGCGCGACCCTTCGACATGTGAACCCGAGGCGGCTGTGGACGAGCCCCGCGATGGCGATGTGGCTGATGGCAACTCATTGAAATCGCCAGAGGCGAGTTGGATTGTCGAACGTCGCAGACAGGCTCGGCGGGCGATGGCTATGCTTCCGCCTGGGCAGCGAGTTGCCGTGCAGTACGCTTTCTTTGACGGGCTAAGCCATCACGAGATTGCCGCGCGACTGGATCTGCCTGTCTCGATTGTCAAGACGCGAGTCCATTTGGGGTTGGCACGTTTTCGCGATGAAATGATCGATCGCTGTGCGTCGCAGCCCATTGCAGGGGTGGCGCCTCATCAATCGAAGTTGGTTCCCTCCGTGGCGGGGTAG
- a CDS encoding heparinase II/III family protein, whose translation MNFTTAQIRPVDVRQPVQDSADRYPMIATTPDRLERMRSAYQNSEQARTILDATFIEPARNVKGEPIHFPPRGGHHNMWYRCRDCEVPLNTLSDTKHQCPDCEHIYTGEPYDDVIFARQHAANLRNAWRSAWAYAITEDEVFARYTAKVLLGYSERYAGYEYRHASRNMDSEWAQRAGGRLDDQTLDEANFMARQIAPAFDLIRPSEALDSDSSDTIRENLIRPMLETIRRNQRGKNNWQSFHNAAYISGGALLDDAEQWVALAINDPAHGFLNQLEISITDDGMWYEGSWSYHHYSLQALVLLAMSAEHLGINLWDHPRFKRMYTLPLRYVMPDGSLPRFGNASDPKLSDMSSGGGLLSEPAYAALQDEQFRAMLPRTPTWLSVMYGSEAVEGRGELSTTTGSDVMPAAGHVVLRTNGDAGLAGAAVWGPHGGYHSHLDRLSFMWFAHGQELGLDRGRMRAQAYQLPIHTQWYRHTLSHNTVMVDEQAQRPADGELLYFAANDAYAAAVMQSDQVYEGVKHRRLWVMTPTYIVVFDALDADSPRRFDWLYHHAADDVSSDVATDALDLTGRDDGFRYLRNTREGRTDEPIEFVFRGDDVATHLRMTADDDTWVMTGDGPSGTMDHRDPMVLVRHDEKQSTRFAAVIEPVKADAEPTVTQIRWQEEQGYIVIQVDGVDWRDEIQLADNHHVVITHQDERVLTPTDQRE comes from the coding sequence ATGAATTTTACCACAGCACAAATTCGCCCCGTGGACGTTCGCCAACCGGTGCAGGATTCCGCTGACCGTTACCCAATGATCGCGACCACACCGGATCGGCTGGAGCGAATGCGGTCGGCGTATCAGAATTCCGAACAGGCACGCACGATACTGGACGCCACCTTTATCGAGCCTGCCCGAAACGTAAAAGGCGAGCCGATTCATTTTCCACCTCGCGGCGGCCATCACAATATGTGGTACCGCTGCCGGGACTGCGAAGTGCCGCTGAACACACTCAGCGATACGAAGCACCAATGCCCGGATTGCGAACACATTTATACCGGCGAGCCTTACGATGATGTCATTTTCGCCCGTCAGCATGCTGCGAATCTGCGTAACGCGTGGCGGTCCGCTTGGGCGTATGCGATCACGGAAGATGAAGTATTTGCCCGTTATACCGCCAAGGTTTTGCTTGGCTATTCTGAACGCTATGCAGGATATGAGTACCGCCACGCCAGCCGAAATATGGATAGCGAGTGGGCGCAACGCGCGGGAGGACGCCTGGACGACCAGACGCTTGATGAAGCGAATTTCATGGCTCGGCAGATTGCGCCCGCGTTCGACTTGATTCGACCTTCCGAAGCGCTGGACAGCGATAGCAGTGACACCATTCGCGAAAACCTGATTCGCCCGATGCTTGAAACCATCCGCCGAAATCAGCGTGGCAAAAACAACTGGCAGAGTTTTCATAATGCCGCGTACATCTCCGGCGGCGCCTTACTGGACGATGCGGAGCAATGGGTCGCGCTGGCCATCAATGATCCAGCCCATGGCTTCCTGAATCAGTTGGAAATTTCCATCACCGACGACGGCATGTGGTACGAAGGCAGCTGGAGCTATCACCATTACTCGCTTCAGGCGCTCGTACTGCTTGCCATGTCCGCGGAACATCTCGGGATCAATCTCTGGGATCACCCGCGATTCAAGCGCATGTACACCTTGCCGTTGCGGTACGTCATGCCTGACGGGTCGCTGCCGCGTTTTGGCAACGCAAGTGATCCAAAGCTAAGCGACATGAGCAGTGGCGGCGGCCTGCTTTCCGAGCCGGCGTACGCCGCGCTGCAGGACGAGCAGTTTCGAGCCATGCTTCCCAGAACGCCGACCTGGTTGTCGGTCATGTATGGCAGCGAGGCGGTTGAAGGGCGCGGCGAACTTTCAACGACGACAGGTAGCGATGTGATGCCTGCCGCGGGCCACGTCGTGCTCCGCACGAATGGTGACGCGGGCCTGGCCGGCGCTGCGGTGTGGGGGCCGCACGGGGGATATCACTCGCACTTGGATCGCTTGAGTTTCATGTGGTTCGCCCATGGGCAGGAACTCGGCCTGGATCGCGGACGTATGCGTGCCCAAGCGTATCAACTGCCAATCCACACGCAGTGGTACCGCCATACGTTAAGCCACAACACCGTGATGGTCGACGAACAGGCGCAGCGTCCCGCCGACGGCGAGCTTTTGTATTTCGCTGCCAACGATGCCTATGCCGCAGCGGTGATGCAAAGCGACCAGGTTTACGAAGGTGTCAAGCACCGTCGCCTGTGGGTGATGACACCGACTTACATCGTTGTGTTCGATGCACTGGACGCAGATAGCCCGCGTCGCTTCGACTGGCTTTACCACCACGCGGCCGACGATGTGTCCAGCGATGTCGCGACAGACGCCCTCGACCTGACCGGCCGAGATGATGGGTTTCGATACTTACGCAACACCCGTGAGGGTCGCACGGACGAACCGATTGAGTTCGTTTTTCGCGGGGATGATGTTGCAACTCACCTTCGCATGACCGCCGACGACGACACCTGGGTGATGACTGGTGACGGGCCTTCGGGAACGATGGACCATCGCGATCCGATGGTGCTGGTACGTCACGATGAAAAGCAGTCCACGCGTTTCGCCGCCGTCATCGAGCCGGTCAAGGCCGACGCCGAACCGACGGTGACGCAGATTCGCTGGCAGGAGGAGCAAGGCTACATCGTCATTCAAGTTGACGGTGTTGATTGGCGTGACGAAATTCAGCTTGCTGACAACCACCACGTCGTCATCACACACCAGGACGAACGCGTGCTCACGCCGACTGACCAGCGCGAGTGA